cATGTATTTATTAATTAACTAAATCGTAATTACATGTATCATAGAGTCCTTTAGAAAAATTTGGTTAAGAAAGATTGGGATTACGTGGTTCAAGACTTTTTGAAAGAAAGCGACTAAACTTAATTTCATCTGTTACATGATTTGCCAAGCCACTCGCTGTCTGGTTTCCATGTTATTCGGTGGTTGTCGACATAGCAAAATAGGTGACAATGACATAAATGTTGCAAGAGGCTTtggatttgaactttaccatGACCAACCTCTAAATGTAAGCATAGTTTGGCCAAAGAAAGTGCAACCTAACCATAATTGACCCCTTCTTTCATGGCCAATGTCATACTCACTCCTTGGTTAAAAGACTCGCACCAATCGGTGTAGCTTTTAATAGTAAAGTCCTTTTCCCTTCTTTTAACTCTTGTGATGttaattattttcttctttagtCTTTACCTTGGAAGAAACAAACTCACTCATCATATCAACAAAGTCAGAGAGTCCGTCAAGTCTCTCTGACTTGTCAATGTCTCGTGTCTTTCACTTTCTCTTTACCCTTCCAAACCAAACACAACAACAAACAAGAAAAATGTCATCAGATCAGAAAATAGATTTGATTTCCCACACAGAAAGCCAGCAGCATGGGATAATCACCTTTTTAATTAGTCCTAATTAAAGGACACCAGACCCATAATCCACATTCCATAATCCaactttttagtttttttacATCACAAAAGGACCATACAGAGtacaaaacctaattaattaacaACTAATTAAACCACTAATTTATTTGATGGATTAATTAAATTTAAAACATGGGTTTGCGAACAAAATATCGATAAGCAGCAACTTTCTTCTTTCTGGAAGACGAATTATCAACTGACAGTACCATTTTCCCTGCTTCTTTTGCTGCGTAAGAGTTATGAATCGGTTCAGTATCCGACTCGGTGATTCTCTTCACCTTTTGAACTGCGATTGTGTAGCTTCCTTGAGCAATTGGTATGAACTCAACACTGTAATCCACGTCCCATCCTCCCACCACTATATCCCATGTAATGGTTGCACCACCCTACAAACCGAGTCAACTCAGTCAGTGAGTTCATACTTTTGAGCTTAAATTTCCAACTTGAAGCAAGAAAAAGAAATACTAACTCACCTCAATTCCTTCAATCTCCAAGTTAACTTTCTCACCACCTTTGACAGTAAACTCAGTTGCAGGTACAGGTGAACCGTTCTGAAAATCACCTGGTCGACTCAGTCCACCATATTGAACTGGTATGTTTTCAGGCTTGATATACCTgataaaatcatcatcatcaagaattCATCAAATGATACAAAACCCAGATCAGAGATAGATTTTAGCTACATACTTGTATAGAGTTTCAGCAACATATCCTTCTCTAGCAATCACAAACTTGCTCTTAGTCCTTTGAGTAAGGAAAGGACTAAACATCGAATATATCATACTGAAGTACCATGGCACATTGATAAACACCTGCagagaaaaacataaaaaagcAACAACACCATTAATATAACTCCAGAAATCGAACTATATCCAGTAATTTATGAATAAACAAAAGATCATCATACCTTCAGAGCAACCATTTCGGGATAATTATCTTGAAACAATGAAAGAATATGTTTAGAAGCAACTCTGAGCTCCCTCTTCGGCATATCTTTCAAATCAGTCACCTGAATGATTGAATTAATCCCACCAGGTTTGAAATGCAACAACTTAATCCCTCTTTCCAATAC
The nucleotide sequence above comes from Papaver somniferum cultivar HN1 unplaced genomic scaffold, ASM357369v1 unplaced-scaffold_115, whole genome shotgun sequence. Encoded proteins:
- the LOC113328995 gene encoding patellin-6-like; this translates as MEAAASPNFSFHHDNNTQLLLLQEQQHHPVETSSSPLTKPIKKSFVKSLTSFTSTPSHHSSSSSSSFKEDTYLVSNLKSSELKSLNELKQKLISSNTHEHGDLSMWGVDLLSGDERADVILLKFLRARDFRVLDSLTMLEKCLCWRKEFGADSVVDEILGFKELEGLVAYMHGYDKSGHPVCYNAYGVFKDKEMYERIFGDDEKLQRFLRWRVQVLERGIKLLHFKPGGINSIIQVTDLKDMPKRELRVASKHILSLFQDNYPEMVALKVFINVPWYFSMIYSMFSPFLTQRTKSKFVIAREGYVAETLYKYIKPENIPVQYGGLSRPGDFQNGSPVPATEFTVKGGEKVNLEIEGIEGGATITWDIVVGGWDVDYSVEFIPIAQGSYTIAVQKVKRITESDTEPIHNSYAAKEAGKMVLSVDNSSSRKKKVAAYRYFVRKPMF